One genomic window of Cololabis saira isolate AMF1-May2022 chromosome 3, fColSai1.1, whole genome shotgun sequence includes the following:
- the LOC133440659 gene encoding uncharacterized protein LOC133440659 — protein MGCSVITTNRISVEHLEEMLISQYNHDFSEKTSVEREDDPALPNNRCVAKQRLQGLKRKFEKDIKYKEEYTSFLSDMLDQGYAEMVPTEQLEQDDGKVWTSVQERQQTRRGILSVVSSLYDPLGFLAPFTMSAKLMLQELCRRNLMWDEQIPPSFSKQWSDWLSDLQKMSAFTVERCIKPHDFGTFVTAQIHHFSDASQVGYGTVSYLRVEDGDKVHVGFLVGKARVAPLKQITIPRLELTAAVLAVRVDAMLRKELQWQVERSMFWTDSTTVLKYICNETRRFHTFVANRVSVIREATDVGQWKYVSTKINPADEASRGLTAEELLTNGRWIKGPEFLRLSEKEALCQA, from the exons ATGGGCTGTTCCGTCATCACGACGAATCGTATCTCTGTGGAACATCTGGAAGAGATGCTCATCAGTCAATATAACCATGATTTCAGTGAAAAGACATCAGTGGAACG AGAAGATGATCCTGCGTTACCAAACAATCGCTGTGTGGCAAAGCAGCGGCTTCAAGGCCTGAAGAGGAAATTTGAGAAAGATATCAAGTACAAGGAGGAGTACACTTCATTTCTCAGTGACATGTTGGATCAAGGTTATGCTGAGATGGTACCCACAGAACAGCTGGAACAAGATGATGGAAAAGTGTG GACTTCAGTGCAGGAACGGCAGCAAACTAGGAGAGGAATTCTGTCTGTGGTGAGCTCGCTGTATGATCCACTAGGATTTTTGGCTCCTTTCACCATGTCAGCCAAGTTAATGTTGCAGGAGCTCTGTAGAAGAAACCTGATGTGGGATGAACAAATTCCCCCCTCCTTCTCCAAGCAATGGTCTGATTGGCTGAGCGATCTTCAAAAGATGAGTGCATTCACAGTTGAACGCTGTATCAAACCTCATGACTTTGGCACATTTGTGACAGCGCAAATCCATCATTTTTCTGATGCAAGTCAAGTTGGTTATGGAACAGTGTCTTACTTGAGAGTGGAAGATGGTGATAAAGTGCACGTGGGATTTCTTGTGGGGAAAGCCAGAGTTGCTCCCCTGAAGCAAATCACCATTCCTCGCCTGGAGCTCACAGCAGCCGTTCTCGCTGTCCGAGTGGATGCCATGTTGCGAAAGGAGCTACAGTGGCAGGTGGAGAGGTCGATGTTTTGGACTGATAGCACGACCGTCCTCAAGTACATCTGCAATGAAACTAGACGTTTCCACACCTTCGTTGCCAACAGAGTCTCTGTTATTAGAGAAGCTACGGATGTTGGTCAGTGGAAATATGTGAGCACGAAGATCAATCCTGCAGATGAAGCATCACGTGGATTGACTGCTGAGGAGCTTCTTACAAATGGAAGATGGATTAAAGGCCCGGAGTTCCTCCGTTTGTCAGAAA AAGAGGCCCTGTGTCAAGCATGA